One segment of Coffea arabica cultivar ET-39 chromosome 7c, Coffea Arabica ET-39 HiFi, whole genome shotgun sequence DNA contains the following:
- the LOC113699676 gene encoding mitogen-activated protein kinase kinase 5-like, producing the protein MATVAQFDHPNPMKLVSSWASVTEIQMMFELMDGSLKDFYTDEKNVIAHIAQQILMGLSYLRDKRIVHRYLKLANVLRNNDDNVKIADFGLSRSLDIGNMQFILTVLGTIQYCSPEMLQHQLRKID; encoded by the coding sequence ATGGCAACTGTAGCTCAGTTTGATCATCCTAACCCTATGAAATTGGTTTCCAGTTGGGCTAGCGTAACCGAGATTCAAATGATGTTTGAGCTGATGGATGGATCTTTGAAAGATTTTTACACTGATGAAAAGAATGTGATCGCACACATTGCGCAACAAATATTGATGGGTTTGAGTTATCTACGGGACAAGAGAATTGTCCACAGATACTTGAAGCTAGCGAACGTATTGAGAAATAATGACGACAATGTTAAGATTGCAGATTTTGGTTTGAGTAGGAGTTTGGACATCGGCAACATGCAATTCATTTTGACAGTCCTCGGCACTATTCAATATTGTAGTCCCGAAATGTTGCAACATCAACTGCGAAAAATCGACTGA